A DNA window from Pseudorasbora parva isolate DD20220531a chromosome 5, ASM2467924v1, whole genome shotgun sequence contains the following coding sequences:
- the lypd6b gene encoding ly6/PLAUR domain-containing protein 6B — translation MAADLAFVTVLVQLLVGLVAGDNIDFYNLMPAVEATPYPKSFKCFTCDQASDNYSCNRWAEDVWCPQNTQYCMTIHHFNHHGKTKFVTKRCAVHKECQLAGCRHHKNTHHECVSCCEGMVCNVELPTNHSNAVFAPRRTHSSAAPTFKTWDSVILLIPALTGLLPL, via the exons ATGGCAGCAGATCTGGCTTTTGTCACCGTTCTTGTCCAGCTTCTTGTTGGTTTGGTGGCAGGTGACAACATAGACTTCTACAATCTCATGCCTGCTGTAGAAG CCACCCCATATCCCAAGAGTTTCAAGTGCTTCACCTGTGATCAGGCCTCAGACAACTACAGCTGTAACCGCTGGGCAGAAGACGTGTGGTGCCCTCAGA ATACCCAGTATTGTATGACAATACATCACTTTAACCATCATGGGAAGACAAAGTTTGTTACCAAAAGATGTGCCGTGCATAAAGAATGCCAGTTAGCCGGCTGTAGACATCACAAAAATACACACCAT GAGTGTGTATCTTGCTGTGAAGGCATGGTTTGTAACGTAGAGCTGCCGACCAATCACAGTAATGCAGTGTTTGCTCCGAGACGAACCCACAGCTCAGCAGCTCCGACTTTCAAGACCTGGGATTCTGTGATCCTGCTGATCCCGGCTCTCACTGGACTGCTACCATTGTGA